A stretch of Zingiber officinale cultivar Zhangliang unplaced genomic scaffold, Zo_v1.1 ctg214, whole genome shotgun sequence DNA encodes these proteins:
- the LOC122036809 gene encoding uncharacterized protein LOC122036809 isoform X1 gives MTEKWQGRSNLQSFLDSTTPSIPSHKLPKSWCRDLNNLWQMVGKDSVEFFNLGDLWEQYCEWSAYGAGVPVCLQSEEMVVQYYVPYLSSVQIYTNKAPADARHVKQNGGNNTVSWNGEQVGHLYLEFSESTSPYGRVPLLDKVLELSQSHPGLFSFKSTELSPASWMSVAWYPIYHIPTRRSVKELSVCFLTYHTLSSFFQDEVHGSITDLNFIQSGKNEFRSKEKCSRIYLPPFGLATYKLQGNLWTMPESGDQERITSLFTAADSWLKKLKVQHHDFTYFTTHFL, from the exons ATGACGGAGAAATGGCAAGGCCGCTCCAATCTCCAGAGTTTCCTCGACTCCACCACTCCTTCGATACCGTCCCACAAACTCCCCAAG TCATGGTGTCGAGACCTGAACAATCTTTGGCAAATGGTCGGAAAGGACAGTGTCGAGTTCTTCAACCTTGGAGACTTATGGGAGCAGTACTGTGAATGGAGTGCTTATGGCGCCGGCGTCCCGGTCTGCCTACAAAGTGAGGAGATGGTTGTGCAATATTATGTGCCATACCTATCTAGTGTTCAGATTTACACTAACAAAGCTCCTGCGGATGCCAG GCATGTTAAGCAGAATGGTGGGAATAATACTGTTAGTTGGAATGGTGAGCAAGTTGGACACTTATACTTAGAGTTTTCTGAAAGTACTTCCCCTTATGGAAGAGTTCCTCTTCTAGACAAG GTACTCGAGTTGTCTCAGTCACACCcaggtttgttttctttcaagaGTACAGAACTCTCACCAGCCAGTTGGATGTCTGTAGCCTG GTATCCTATTTATCATATCCCAACAAGACGTAGCGTAAAGGAGTTGTCTGTGTGTTTCTTGACTTATCATACCTTGTCCTCTTTCTTTCAAG ATGAGGTTCATGGAAGCATAACTGATTTGAATTTTATCCAATCTGGGAAGAATGAATTCAGATCTAAGGAAAAGTGCAGCCGCATCTATCTTCCTCCATTTGGATTGGCAACTTACAAGCTTCAGGGGAACCTTTGGACAATGCCAGAATCAGGAGACCAGGAAAGAATCACCTCTCTATTTACTGCTGCAGATTCATGGCTGAAGAAGCTCAAAGTCCAACACCATGACTTCACTTACTTTACCACACACTTTCTTTGA
- the LOC122036809 gene encoding uncharacterized protein LOC122036809 isoform X2, whose translation MVGKDSVEFFNLGDLWEQYCEWSAYGAGVPVCLQSEEMVVQYYVPYLSSVQIYTNKAPADARHVKQNGGNNTVSWNGEQVGHLYLEFSESTSPYGRVPLLDKVLELSQSHPGLFSFKSTELSPASWMSVAWYPIYHIPTRRSVKELSVCFLTYHTLSSFFQDEVHGSITDLNFIQSGKNEFRSKEKCSRIYLPPFGLATYKLQGNLWTMPESGDQERITSLFTAADSWLKKLKVQHHDFTYFTTHFL comes from the exons ATGGTCGGAAAGGACAGTGTCGAGTTCTTCAACCTTGGAGACTTATGGGAGCAGTACTGTGAATGGAGTGCTTATGGCGCCGGCGTCCCGGTCTGCCTACAAAGTGAGGAGATGGTTGTGCAATATTATGTGCCATACCTATCTAGTGTTCAGATTTACACTAACAAAGCTCCTGCGGATGCCAG GCATGTTAAGCAGAATGGTGGGAATAATACTGTTAGTTGGAATGGTGAGCAAGTTGGACACTTATACTTAGAGTTTTCTGAAAGTACTTCCCCTTATGGAAGAGTTCCTCTTCTAGACAAG GTACTCGAGTTGTCTCAGTCACACCcaggtttgttttctttcaagaGTACAGAACTCTCACCAGCCAGTTGGATGTCTGTAGCCTG GTATCCTATTTATCATATCCCAACAAGACGTAGCGTAAAGGAGTTGTCTGTGTGTTTCTTGACTTATCATACCTTGTCCTCTTTCTTTCAAG ATGAGGTTCATGGAAGCATAACTGATTTGAATTTTATCCAATCTGGGAAGAATGAATTCAGATCTAAGGAAAAGTGCAGCCGCATCTATCTTCCTCCATTTGGATTGGCAACTTACAAGCTTCAGGGGAACCTTTGGACAATGCCAGAATCAGGAGACCAGGAAAGAATCACCTCTCTATTTACTGCTGCAGATTCATGGCTGAAGAAGCTCAAAGTCCAACACCATGACTTCACTTACTTTACCACACACTTTCTTTGA